One window from the genome of Candidatus Hydrogenedentota bacterium encodes:
- a CDS encoding TrkH family potassium uptake protein: MQVLNLRIIARTLSIIAAGSGVAFLPSIGWAAYYAEWWTIPPIFAASCIAWTVAALLYGIGRKADNQLYQREALVIVVFSWVLSGVLGALPFVCSGLLEPVGAVFECVSGYTTTGASVVDNLAEWPHSLLFWRSFTHWLGGIGIVVMFMAILPYLAASGKLLFMTESSGPDPRGLRPHLRDTALVLLQIYIVLTLLNTAAYLLTGKMDLFDSLCHAFGTLATGGFSTRQESIYYYQSLPVELVTILFMVCGASSFGLYLALVQGDRLAFFRSTEWRAMIGVLAAATLLAATNVAGFWGAAPAGQPALETQESPGFWHSLRVAAFSVTSLMTNTGYVTEDYDAWPFFSRMLLVVVMCIGGSAGSTAGGMKVVRIVMVFKMLRNRLERLFRPYTVRALRVDNEVIDDTVQRNVLLFVLAYLLCLGGCSLVMSAFGLPFDSAVSAVATCMSNTGPGLGLVGGMETCSIVPPGGQVFLVFCMILGRLEVLAVLVLFMPGFWRSK, translated from the coding sequence ATGCAAGTCCTCAATCTGCGCATTATTGCAAGGACCCTGAGCATCATTGCGGCGGGTTCCGGCGTGGCTTTCCTGCCGTCCATCGGCTGGGCCGCGTACTACGCGGAATGGTGGACGATTCCCCCCATTTTCGCCGCTTCCTGCATCGCCTGGACTGTAGCCGCCCTGCTCTACGGGATTGGAAGGAAGGCGGACAACCAGTTGTATCAGCGCGAGGCGCTGGTTATTGTCGTGTTCAGTTGGGTGCTTTCGGGCGTGCTCGGCGCGCTTCCTTTCGTGTGCTCGGGTCTGCTCGAGCCGGTGGGCGCGGTCTTCGAGTGCGTGTCGGGCTACACCACGACGGGCGCCAGTGTCGTAGACAACCTCGCGGAATGGCCGCACAGCCTTCTCTTCTGGCGTTCGTTCACCCACTGGCTCGGCGGCATCGGCATTGTGGTCATGTTCATGGCCATCCTGCCGTATCTGGCGGCCAGCGGCAAGCTGTTGTTCATGACCGAATCCTCCGGGCCGGACCCCCGCGGGTTGCGGCCGCATCTGCGCGACACGGCACTGGTGCTGCTCCAGATATACATCGTCCTGACCCTGCTCAACACGGCGGCCTATCTTCTTACGGGCAAGATGGACCTTTTCGACTCGCTTTGTCATGCGTTCGGCACGCTTGCGACGGGTGGTTTTTCCACGCGCCAGGAAAGCATTTATTACTATCAGAGCTTGCCTGTCGAACTGGTCACGATTCTGTTCATGGTCTGCGGCGCGTCGAGTTTCGGCCTGTATCTGGCGTTGGTCCAGGGCGACCGGCTTGCTTTCTTCCGCAGTACGGAATGGCGCGCCATGATTGGCGTCCTGGCCGCCGCGACGCTGCTTGCGGCGACGAACGTGGCCGGGTTCTGGGGCGCGGCGCCGGCGGGGCAGCCCGCGCTGGAGACCCAGGAGTCTCCCGGTTTCTGGCACAGCCTCCGCGTTGCGGCATTCAGCGTGACCTCGCTTATGACCAACACCGGCTACGTTACCGAAGACTACGATGCGTGGCCCTTCTTCTCGCGCATGCTGCTCGTCGTGGTCATGTGCATCGGCGGTTCGGCGGGGTCTACGGCGGGCGGCATGAAGGTTGTCCGGATCGTGATGGTATTCAAGATGCTGCGCAACCGGCTGGAACGCCTGTTCCGGCCGTATACGGTGCGCGCGCTGCGCGTGGACAACGAGGTCATCGATGACACCGTGCAGCGCAACGTCCTGCTGTTTGTCCTTGCCTATCTCCTGTGTCTGGGCGGGTGTTCGCTGGTGATGTCCGCGTTCGGCCTGCCCTTCGACTCCGCCGTATCCGCCGTGGCCACCTGCATGAGTAACACGGGGCCCGGCCTGGGCCTGGTCGGCGGCATGGAAACCTGCTCCATCGTGCCGCCCGGCGGCCAGGTTTTCCTTGTCTTCTGCATG